A portion of the Eubacterium maltosivorans genome contains these proteins:
- a CDS encoding DUF3089 domain-containing protein — protein MKLSSIKAPDYKQLKSWASSPHKPSPSDLVPSFLPEEDFNKAADVFFIHPTTYLCQKHGRCSIMLDRTEMNRMRARANDEPWNSDTDDTALNAFTDRGTIRMQASVFNRCARVFAPRYRQAHVKTFFLKPSDAVQAAFDMAYSDIRNAFSYYLEHENNGRPVIIAGHSQGSFHGLRLLREFFDGTSLQRQLVCAYLPGFQIPHGQFRHLPFANTPEMTGGYLGWRSYQRGTVPEDLPAEKGDSLCVNPFVWNDTIFKISLGKRVCGIEDCTRVMPQGMAAAIEPRTGVLLVDLPDAAPEKMKRHQNLHLYDYSLFWLCIRENAGLRVQEFIDKQ, from the coding sequence ATGAAACTGAGCAGTATTAAAGCACCAGATTACAAACAATTGAAAAGCTGGGCGTCTTCGCCTCACAAGCCCTCTCCCAGTGACCTTGTCCCTTCTTTTCTGCCGGAGGAAGACTTCAATAAAGCGGCGGATGTTTTCTTTATTCATCCAACGACCTATCTATGCCAGAAGCATGGCCGGTGCAGTATTATGCTTGACCGGACAGAGATGAACCGGATGAGGGCCAGAGCCAACGATGAACCGTGGAACAGCGATACTGACGACACAGCCCTTAACGCCTTTACCGACCGGGGAACGATCCGGATGCAGGCCAGTGTGTTTAACCGATGCGCCAGAGTTTTTGCGCCGAGGTACCGCCAGGCCCATGTGAAAACTTTTTTTCTAAAGCCCTCAGACGCGGTTCAGGCCGCCTTCGATATGGCCTACTCGGATATTCGCAATGCCTTCAGCTATTATCTTGAACATGAAAACAACGGCCGGCCAGTGATCATCGCAGGACACAGCCAGGGAAGCTTTCACGGGCTTCGGCTGCTGAGAGAATTTTTCGACGGCACCAGCCTCCAGAGGCAGCTGGTGTGCGCCTATCTGCCGGGCTTTCAGATTCCCCATGGCCAATTCAGACACCTTCCCTTTGCCAATACGCCGGAAATGACCGGTGGCTATCTGGGCTGGAGAAGCTATCAGCGCGGCACTGTGCCAGAGGACCTGCCCGCTGAAAAGGGAGACTCCCTGTGTGTTAATCCCTTTGTCTGGAACGATACCATTTTCAAAATATCACTGGGAAAAAGGGTCTGTGGGATTGAGGACTGTACCCGTGTGATGCCTCAGGGAATGGCGGCTGCCATTGAGCCCAGAACCGGGGTGCTGCTGGTAGATTTGCCGGATGCGGCGCCTGAGAAGATGAAACGGCATCAAAATCTGCATTTATACGATTATAGCCTTTTTTGGCTCTGTATTCGGGAAAACGCTGGGCTTAGAGTGCAGGAATTTATTGATAAACAATAA
- a CDS encoding TetR/AcrR family transcriptional regulator produces the protein MELAAEKEISKITVKDIADRADINRGTFYAHYRDVYDVLEQIEDEAIENLSHFLDNLNNSVENIGDMMYPIDCYLNKDIKLSQRLLNSRESEMFFKKLHKVFKEKLLSNESYTKIFEGDSLSQEICTTFITYGCAGVLQNCMQHRDIYSPETVNHALNQFIEGGILAFGQNKKTMA, from the coding sequence ATGGAGCTGGCTGCTGAAAAAGAGATTTCAAAAATTACGGTAAAGGACATTGCCGACAGGGCCGACATCAACCGGGGCACCTTTTACGCCCATTACCGTGACGTTTATGACGTCCTCGAGCAGATTGAGGATGAGGCCATCGAAAACCTCAGCCATTTTCTTGACAATCTGAACAATTCGGTTGAAAACATCGGAGATATGATGTACCCCATCGACTGTTATCTGAACAAGGATATTAAGCTCAGCCAGAGACTTCTCAACTCCAGAGAATCCGAAATGTTTTTTAAAAAGCTTCACAAGGTCTTTAAGGAAAAGCTTCTATCCAATGAAAGCTATACAAAAATATTTGAAGGCGATTCCCTGTCCCAGGAGATCTGCACCACCTTTATCACCTACGGCTGCGCTGGTGTTCTCCAAAACTGTATGCAGCACCGGGACATCTACTCGCCGGAAACGGTCAATCATGCCCTTAACCAGTTTATCGAGGGCGGCATTCTGGCCTTTGGCCAAAACAAAAAGACGATGGCATAA
- a CDS encoding helix-turn-helix domain-containing protein, whose amino-acid sequence MPIVVNIDVMMAKRKMSAGTLAEKIGITPANLSILKNNKAKAVRFTTLYALCRALDCQPGDILEYIPDEEMGSSD is encoded by the coding sequence ATGCCGATTGTTGTTAATATTGATGTTATGATGGCAAAGCGTAAAATGTCAGCCGGTACACTGGCAGAAAAAATTGGCATTACCCCTGCTAATTTGTCGATTCTTAAAAACAATAAAGCCAAGGCAGTGCGCTTTACAACGCTTTATGCCCTGTGCAGGGCGCTGGACTGCCAGCCGGGAGATATTCTTGAGTACATACCTGATGAAGAGATGGGTAGCAGTGATTAA
- a CDS encoding NifB/NifX family molybdenum-iron cluster-binding protein, translating into MRIAVTYEDGHVFQHFGHTSQFKIYDVDADQILASQVVDTNGVGHGSLAGFLKDESVDLLICGGIGGGAQNALMNAGILFKGGVAGNADQAVQAYMNGTLDYNPNVHCDHHDHAHGEGCGHHHENGGCGQHGHSCGHHH; encoded by the coding sequence TTGAGAATTGCAGTTACTTACGAAGATGGACATGTATTTCAGCATTTTGGGCATACCAGCCAGTTTAAGATTTATGATGTCGACGCAGACCAGATTCTGGCCTCGCAGGTCGTGGACACCAACGGTGTTGGACACGGGAGCCTGGCGGGCTTTTTAAAAGACGAGTCCGTCGATTTGTTAATCTGCGGCGGCATTGGCGGCGGAGCCCAGAATGCCCTGATGAACGCGGGTATTCTGTTTAAAGGCGGCGTAGCCGGCAATGCGGATCAGGCGGTTCAGGCTTATATGAACGGCACACTGGACTATAACCCCAATGTTCACTGCGACCATCACGACCACGCCCACGGCGAGGGCTGTGGACACCATCACGAAAACGGGGGCTGCGGCCAGCACGGCCATAGCTGCGGGCATCATCATTAA
- the ftsH gene encoding ATP-dependent zinc metalloprotease FtsH yields MEQKNPPRKPLIFYYLIGLVIIMLLNALVFPSLMKEQVTEVDYGTFLSAIDSGTIDAVEINNDEIVYKTKDGSGKETIYSTGKMDDPDLVNRLSAAKGTNDQGKISFTQIAQQRTSPIISFLLTWILPFLLIFGIGQLMGNRLQKKMGGNAMTFGKSNAKIYVEAETGKTFKDVAGQDEAKEALTEIVDFLHNPKKYADIGANLPKGALLVGPPGTGKTLLARAVAGEAKVPFFSISGSEFVEMFVGMGAAKVRDLFKQATDKAPCIVFIDEIDTIGKKRDSKGFTGNDEREQTLNQLLSEMDGFDGKKGVVILAATNRPETLDQALLRPGRFDRRIPVELPDLNGREAILKVHSQDVKMDHNIDYNAIARATAGASGADLANIINEAALRAVRCGRNMVKQNDLEESVEVVIAGYQRKNAAISPKEKEIVAYHEVGHALVAAKQTDSAPVHKITIIPRTSGALGYTMQVDEGEHNLMSRDEIYNKITTFTGGRAAEEIIFNSVTSGASNDIEQATRLARAMVTRFGMSKDFGMVALETVDNPYLGGDTSLACSAETAARVDREVMDIIGSAHEKAIGILKDNQEKLHELARYLLEKETITGEEFMEILNR; encoded by the coding sequence ATGGAACAGAAAAACCCCCCCAGAAAACCCCTTATATTTTATTATCTGATCGGACTGGTTATCATCATGCTTCTCAATGCGCTGGTATTCCCATCGCTGATGAAGGAGCAGGTAACCGAGGTTGATTACGGAACCTTTTTATCTGCCATCGACAGTGGAACCATCGATGCGGTTGAAATAAATAACGATGAAATTGTGTATAAGACAAAGGACGGCAGCGGTAAGGAGACGATTTACAGCACTGGTAAAATGGACGATCCGGACCTGGTCAACCGTTTGTCTGCCGCCAAGGGCACCAACGACCAGGGCAAAATTTCCTTTACCCAGATTGCACAGCAGAGGACATCCCCCATTATCAGCTTCCTGCTCACATGGATTCTGCCCTTCCTGCTGATCTTTGGAATCGGACAGCTCATGGGCAACAGGCTTCAGAAAAAAATGGGCGGCAATGCCATGACCTTTGGCAAGAGTAACGCGAAAATATACGTCGAGGCCGAAACGGGCAAAACCTTTAAGGATGTGGCCGGCCAGGATGAGGCCAAGGAGGCCCTGACAGAGATTGTCGATTTTCTGCACAATCCTAAAAAATATGCCGACATCGGCGCGAACCTGCCAAAGGGCGCCCTGCTTGTGGGCCCTCCGGGAACGGGTAAAACACTTCTGGCAAGAGCTGTCGCCGGGGAGGCCAAGGTCCCGTTCTTTTCGATTTCGGGCTCAGAATTTGTGGAAATGTTTGTGGGTATGGGTGCGGCCAAAGTTCGCGACCTGTTTAAGCAGGCTACCGATAAGGCGCCGTGTATTGTCTTTATTGACGAGATTGACACCATTGGAAAGAAGCGTGACAGCAAAGGCTTTACCGGAAATGACGAGCGTGAGCAGACCCTTAACCAGCTGCTGTCGGAGATGGATGGCTTTGACGGCAAAAAAGGCGTGGTTATCCTGGCAGCTACCAACCGCCCGGAAACCCTTGACCAGGCGCTGCTGCGCCCGGGCCGTTTTGACCGGAGAATTCCGGTTGAGCTGCCTGATCTCAATGGCCGTGAAGCGATTTTGAAGGTTCATTCTCAGGATGTCAAGATGGATCATAATATTGACTATAACGCCATAGCCCGGGCCACTGCCGGGGCCTCCGGCGCGGATCTGGCCAATATCATCAATGAGGCGGCTCTCCGGGCAGTGCGGTGCGGACGCAACATGGTGAAGCAGAATGACCTTGAGGAAAGTGTTGAGGTTGTCATTGCGGGCTACCAGCGCAAAAATGCGGCTATATCCCCCAAGGAAAAGGAAATCGTGGCTTACCATGAGGTGGGGCATGCCCTGGTGGCAGCAAAGCAGACGGACTCGGCGCCCGTACACAAGATTACCATTATCCCGCGTACTTCTGGAGCCCTCGGCTACACCATGCAGGTGGATGAGGGTGAACACAACCTCATGAGCCGGGATGAGATATATAATAAGATCACCACCTTTACAGGCGGCAGAGCGGCTGAGGAAATTATATTCAACTCAGTAACCTCCGGCGCGTCCAATGACATTGAGCAGGCCACGCGTCTGGCGCGGGCCATGGTGACCCGCTTTGGCATGAGCAAGGATTTTGGCATGGTGGCTCTGGAGACAGTGGACAATCCGTATCTGGGCGGCGACACCTCGCTGGCCTGCTCCGCTGAGACCGCTGCCCGTGTGGACCGGGAGGTCATGGATATCATCGGTAGCGCCCATGAGAAGGCCATTGGTATCTTAAAGGATAACCAGGAAAAACTCCACGAGCTGGCCCGTTATCTGCTGGAAAAGGAAACCATCACAGGAGAGGAATTCATGGAGATTCTGAACCGTTAA
- a CDS encoding DUF4153 domain-containing protein yields the protein MKENTIYLKSQETQQVSVDEKLLASMSLFMAYLFVRCFIPGYQGFLGMTVTLFTVVFALAGILYFNKKGLVFTGEGLYWLVMALALGASYTLFINQRLSVLMLPVLFAMLAYWVMSAAGARTGSGRFFLSDLFNAFLVLPLFNYTREWHVFKKMGSGSSAGHVLKAVLLGLVIGVPVLLVVLYLLVEADAAFQAMIGRLFFNVPQMLLEVLRLALALVLSAYFFGLFYGACKKEKTAFDAAALETGKQKVKKLPAVTGCTVLGLLCLAYFMFFAAQGGYYFSAFWGSLPGGGITAAEYARRGFFELCQVSVINLLVMGAGQLFLREAQKTARILLKGLNVTLSILTLLLIATALSKMFLYIERFGMTQLRVFTSWFMLLLALFFIVLIIRQFRDFAVMKTCAMVAGVMVVLLSYTNMDRMIVSYNLSAYEKGQLQELDMATLAACGPAAIEPVKAFYEQTEDTEARERIEAYHHAEYASYLAEARFYGYSLEYERASALWKMDWKAAE from the coding sequence GTGAAAGAAAATACAATTTATCTGAAAAGCCAGGAAACGCAGCAAGTGTCTGTTGACGAAAAACTTTTGGCGTCAATGTCGCTGTTCATGGCCTATCTTTTTGTACGCTGCTTTATTCCGGGTTACCAAGGATTTTTAGGAATGACCGTAACGCTGTTCACAGTAGTGTTTGCCTTGGCGGGCATCCTGTATTTTAATAAAAAGGGGCTCGTTTTTACAGGGGAAGGGCTTTATTGGCTTGTGATGGCATTGGCTTTGGGAGCTAGCTATACGCTTTTTATCAACCAACGCTTAAGCGTGCTGATGCTTCCAGTCCTTTTTGCCATGCTGGCCTATTGGGTAATGAGCGCCGCTGGCGCGAGAACCGGCAGTGGGCGCTTCTTCCTGTCCGATCTGTTTAATGCATTTCTGGTGCTGCCGCTCTTTAATTATACGAGGGAATGGCATGTTTTTAAAAAAATGGGCAGCGGAAGCAGCGCAGGTCATGTCCTGAAGGCTGTTTTGTTAGGGCTTGTCATTGGCGTACCGGTTCTTTTGGTGGTGCTTTATCTGCTGGTTGAGGCTGACGCGGCTTTTCAGGCAATGATCGGGCGCTTGTTTTTTAACGTACCTCAAATGCTGCTGGAGGTTTTGAGGCTCGCGTTGGCACTGGTTTTGTCAGCTTATTTCTTTGGGCTGTTTTACGGCGCGTGCAAAAAAGAAAAAACAGCATTTGATGCTGCGGCTCTGGAAACAGGGAAGCAAAAGGTGAAAAAGCTGCCGGCGGTCACAGGCTGCACAGTTCTTGGCCTTTTGTGCCTGGCCTATTTTATGTTCTTTGCCGCCCAGGGTGGCTATTATTTCTCAGCTTTTTGGGGAAGCCTGCCGGGTGGAGGCATAACCGCAGCCGAGTATGCCAGACGCGGTTTTTTTGAGCTGTGCCAGGTTTCAGTCATCAATCTTTTGGTAATGGGGGCAGGGCAGCTTTTTTTAAGAGAGGCTCAAAAGACTGCCCGCATACTGCTCAAGGGCCTGAATGTAACGCTGTCTATCCTTACATTGCTGCTCATCGCCACAGCGCTCAGCAAAATGTTTTTATACATCGAGCGGTTTGGTATGACACAGCTCCGGGTTTTTACCAGCTGGTTTATGCTTCTGCTGGCCCTGTTCTTTATTGTGCTGATCATTCGCCAGTTCAGGGACTTTGCAGTTATGAAGACCTGTGCGATGGTGGCAGGGGTCATGGTCGTGCTGCTCAGTTATACGAATATGGACAGGATGATCGTTTCCTACAACCTTTCAGCTTACGAAAAGGGCCAGCTCCAGGAGCTGGATATGGCTACCCTGGCGGCCTGCGGCCCAGCGGCGATTGAGCCGGTAAAGGCCTTTTATGAGCAGACTGAGGATACCGAGGCCAGAGAACGCATCGAGGCTTACCATCACGCTGAGTACGCCTCTTATCTGGCAGAAGCACGTTTTTACGGCTACAGTCTGGAATATGAGAGGGCGTCTGCGCTTTGGAAAATGGATTGGAAGGCCGCGGAATAA
- a CDS encoding DUF2975 domain-containing protein, with protein sequence MWNETKSLALSKLCVRLFMALLIGFGVSAPFWLRSLLAFYSELGLEAFYAYFLMTIYACCVPAALLLYHLYRLLNNIGLDQVFNDENVRHLRVISWCCIAAGLICLISGLYYLPWLLLAVAAAFIGLILRVVKNVIQLAVVLKDENDYTI encoded by the coding sequence ATGTGGAATGAAACAAAAAGCCTGGCGTTGTCCAAGCTGTGTGTAAGGCTTTTTATGGCGCTGCTCATAGGCTTTGGTGTCAGCGCGCCGTTCTGGTTAAGAAGCCTTCTGGCCTTTTACTCAGAGCTGGGACTGGAGGCTTTTTACGCCTATTTTTTGATGACCATTTACGCCTGCTGCGTCCCGGCGGCACTGCTTTTATACCATTTGTACCGGCTTTTAAACAACATTGGGTTGGACCAGGTTTTTAACGATGAAAATGTCCGCCACCTCCGGGTTATCTCCTGGTGCTGTATTGCGGCTGGATTGATCTGCCTGATTTCAGGGCTTTACTATCTTCCGTGGCTCTTGCTTGCTGTAGCGGCAGCCTTTATCGGGCTAATCCTGCGGGTGGTAAAAAACGTGATTCAGCTGGCTGTGGTCTTAAAAGATGAGAATGACTACACAATTTAG
- a CDS encoding DUF134 domain-containing protein, protein MPRPTKRRRICGLPEGKIFVCADVCEKQAEPVVMTLEEYETVRLIDHVGLNQEECAEQMAVARTTAQRIYNSARSKLAEHLITGATLKIEGGSYDICTNRECGCRMRQCGKRQCGCHQEKGHCPKKNEKEE, encoded by the coding sequence ATGCCAAGGCCAACGAAACGCAGGCGGATATGCGGACTGCCTGAGGGAAAAATATTTGTCTGTGCAGACGTGTGTGAAAAGCAGGCCGAGCCAGTGGTGATGACGCTGGAGGAATACGAGACCGTCCGGCTCATTGACCATGTCGGCCTTAATCAGGAAGAGTGTGCAGAACAGATGGCAGTGGCCCGGACAACGGCCCAGCGCATTTATAACAGCGCCCGGTCTAAGCTGGCGGAGCATCTGATTACAGGCGCGACGCTCAAAATAGAGGGCGGAAGCTATGATATCTGTACCAACCGGGAATGCGGCTGCAGAATGCGGCAATGTGGCAAAAGACAATGTGGCTGTCATCAGGAAAAGGGACACTGTCCTAAAAAAAACGAAAAAGAGGAATGA
- a CDS encoding helix-turn-helix domain-containing protein yields MDPYEQIRLLEDQLQTKKEYISKLEAQLEAQNSRGAGRKRKLNSKDIELIKSYRAKGCTYAEIAENFGLSVGSVYNYCNH; encoded by the coding sequence ATGGACCCATATGAACAGATTCGGCTGCTGGAGGATCAGCTCCAGACAAAAAAAGAATATATTTCCAAGCTTGAGGCACAGCTTGAGGCGCAGAACAGCCGTGGCGCCGGAAGAAAGCGCAAGCTGAACAGCAAGGATATTGAACTTATTAAGAGCTACCGCGCAAAAGGCTGCACCTATGCCGAAATTGCGGAAAACTTTGGCCTGAGCGTCGGTTCTGTCTATAATTACTGCAACCATTAA
- a CDS encoding PTS sugar transporter subunit IIC/EAL domain-containing protein, whose translation MKNLLSGSIEKLFSRLEENRILTAVRDGMILAIPWIMAGSFALLLKSLPIPAYKAFLETFLNGFFLNMLLLINDATLGIISLILLLTISLSFEKQTSTENLGLLPLISLCAYIAFAYNIETGFTFEIFQSTWLFNAVVVSIVTCLLYDKLSNLFSNTFKSYSEGADNHFNQALAALVPGGMIIFLFALLNNLMVMVFGIPNFQMLISNYLFGLFQHLGRGLGSALFFVFIMHFLWFFGVHGANMLDDVAKTFFSQGPWIATKTFFDTFIFFGGCGALLCLVAAIFIGERRKSVRELSAIATFPVLFNMNELILFGIPVVFNPVYFIPFILTPLVLTLISYGAFYFDLVPMITSTVEWTSPIFLSGYAATGSIAGSLLQLLNLAVGIGIYLPFVYLSQRQQLKTLTRQIEELSDVVRRAEESGEKPVLLKRTGRLSTVAKSLVSELRRDIRSRSINLYYQPQVNAEGRVIGAEALLRWKHPVAGFLYPPLVIALAEEAGLLEELGRIITETACGDLEGLQPLIDDRFMISVNLTASQLDNPKIYEQMKALIDRHSFGPWQLGLELTEQMALSSSQAMTDRLMALHEMGMPLIMDDFGMGHSSLMYLQNNQFDMVKLDGSLVKQLMSNQRSSDIIASIIYLSHSLKFEVLAEFVETVEQRDTLLALGCRNYQGYLYSPAIPIDALRLFIQKND comes from the coding sequence GTGAAAAATCTTCTGAGCGGCAGTATCGAAAAATTATTCAGCAGACTTGAGGAAAACCGCATACTGACAGCTGTACGTGACGGAATGATCCTGGCAATACCATGGATTATGGCCGGGTCCTTTGCACTGCTGCTTAAAAGCCTTCCGATACCGGCCTATAAGGCTTTTTTAGAGACGTTTTTGAATGGCTTTTTCTTGAATATGCTTTTGCTGATCAACGACGCGACCCTCGGCATTATCTCATTGATCCTGCTGTTGACGATCAGCCTCAGCTTTGAAAAGCAGACGAGCACAGAAAATCTGGGCCTGCTGCCTCTGATCAGTCTCTGTGCTTATATTGCCTTTGCCTACAATATCGAGACGGGCTTCACCTTTGAAATATTTCAGAGCACCTGGCTTTTTAACGCGGTGGTAGTCTCGATTGTGACCTGCCTGCTCTATGACAAATTATCCAATCTTTTTTCAAATACTTTTAAATCCTATTCTGAGGGGGCGGACAATCATTTTAACCAGGCGCTGGCAGCCCTGGTGCCGGGTGGGATGATTATCTTCCTGTTTGCCCTTCTGAATAATCTGATGGTTATGGTTTTTGGCATTCCTAATTTTCAGATGCTGATATCCAATTATCTTTTCGGGCTTTTTCAGCATTTGGGAAGAGGACTGGGCAGCGCGCTGTTCTTTGTGTTTATTATGCACTTCTTGTGGTTCTTTGGCGTGCACGGGGCGAATATGCTGGATGATGTCGCCAAGACCTTTTTCAGCCAGGGCCCATGGATTGCGACCAAAACCTTTTTCGATACGTTCATCTTCTTTGGCGGCTGCGGCGCGCTGCTGTGCCTGGTAGCTGCCATTTTTATCGGAGAACGCCGGAAAAGTGTGCGGGAGCTCTCTGCCATTGCGACCTTCCCGGTCTTATTTAATATGAATGAGCTGATCCTCTTTGGCATACCAGTGGTCTTTAACCCTGTTTATTTTATTCCCTTTATCCTCACGCCGCTTGTGCTTACGCTTATCAGCTATGGTGCTTTTTATTTTGACCTGGTGCCTATGATCACAAGCACGGTGGAGTGGACAAGCCCGATTTTTCTGAGCGGTTACGCGGCCACGGGCTCCATTGCCGGGAGCCTGCTCCAGCTTCTGAACCTGGCGGTAGGTATAGGGATATACCTGCCCTTTGTGTACCTGTCCCAGAGGCAGCAGCTCAAAACCCTGACGCGCCAGATTGAGGAGCTCAGCGATGTGGTCAGAAGGGCAGAGGAGAGCGGAGAGAAGCCGGTTTTACTTAAACGCACAGGAAGACTGTCAACGGTGGCTAAGAGCCTTGTCAGTGAATTGCGGCGTGATATTCGAAGCCGGAGCATCAATCTTTATTATCAGCCTCAGGTTAACGCAGAGGGAAGGGTGATCGGGGCGGAGGCGCTGCTCAGGTGGAAGCACCCTGTGGCAGGGTTCCTTTATCCGCCGCTGGTCATCGCGCTGGCAGAGGAAGCCGGTTTGCTCGAAGAGCTTGGCCGGATCATCACGGAGACGGCCTGCGGCGATCTGGAGGGGCTCCAGCCCCTGATTGACGATCGGTTTATGATTTCAGTCAATCTGACCGCGAGCCAGCTTGATAACCCCAAAATCTATGAGCAGATGAAAGCGCTGATTGACCGTCACAGTTTCGGCCCCTGGCAGCTGGGCCTTGAGCTGACCGAACAAATGGCACTGTCCAGTTCACAGGCAATGACGGACCGTTTGATGGCGCTTCACGAGATGGGAATGCCGCTGATCATGGATGACTTCGGAATGGGGCACAGCTCGCTGATGTACCTGCAGAATAACCAGTTTGATATGGTCAAGCTTGATGGCTCGCTCGTAAAGCAGCTGATGAGCAATCAGCGCAGCAGCGATATTATTGCCTCGATCATTTATCTGTCCCACTCCCTTAAATTTGAGGTGCTGGCAGAGTTTGTGGAGACTGTCGAACAGCGTGACACACTGCTGGCGCTGGGGTGCAGAAATTATCAAGGCTACCTTTACAGCCCGGCCATCCCCATTGACGCGCTGAGGCTTTTTATACAGAAAAACGATTGA